Genomic segment of Tursiops truncatus isolate mTurTru1 chromosome 5, mTurTru1.mat.Y, whole genome shotgun sequence:
aagtgtgcgtgtgtgtgtgtgtgtgtgtgtgtgtgtgtgtgtgtgtgtgtggctgctgTTGGGTAGGACTGACATTAATAAACTATGATAGAAATAGTTTGTATTTCTTGATGAATTGCTTCTGCCTATATGCAAGGCAACTATCTCTTTTAGCTTATGATTCCCTTACCAGCTAGTTAGATTATTGAAGTTCATTTAGATTCAAAAACAATTTCCATTTAATTGCATTTATCATTAGCTCATTCAGGGGTCGGGGGAGAACCTCAGGGAATATcgtctataaaatatattttgcctcAAAGGGTCCGGGTGAATTAAGCTACAAAATTCAGTGAGATTGAGAGTGGAATTATTTTGTTTAgcctttatatttttctggataTAATACCAATATATCACTCTCCTTGCTTTGTCCTCCTGACTTACTACTCTGACATGCATGCAAGCATGGCTTGTATGTGCGAGATACCTCTTTTTCCCATTACCTGTAGTCAATTTTACAAGGTATTACATAAATTCCTAttcttaaatgaaaatgtaatttcccctttaaaatgtatttctgattaCTTTTCAGACCTTGGCAGCTTTATTTTACTAAGAGACATTTGTGGCATAGCCATAAAGCCAAAATTAGGTTTATTTCATGAAAGTGAATGGTAGAATTTGTTCTGTCTCttttaaaattagcaaaataaGCAACCTGTAGAaagagaagagatttttaaaaaaatggagtaaTTTCTTTTACAGGCTGTtagctagtgtgtgtgtgtgtgtgtgtgtgtgtgtgtgtgtgtccacacacACGTAATTGTTTTCTGAGTTTATTGGTAGGAAATTCTTTGATTTGGGAATCATGtgaattattaaattttagtGACTTAGAAGTATTTCAAAGTCattcataatgaaaatgttataattttatgaaaaacttTACAAACAAATCATATCTTGTCTTATGCATGTTTTTAGCACTTGGGTTCAGCATTGCTGCTTTTATTAAGACTGGACTTGGTAGACTATGTGAAAGCAAGTCTATGCTGAAACTGATTGTTTTTTGAGTTTAAGAATGTAGCTAATCCAATGTAGAGAAAACTTTAATTCTGAAATTATATCAGCTAGAAAAATTTTCTACTTTGTTGTATGGCTGAAatgtctgaaaatgtattttagtttctttagGAAAGGAAGGTAACCAAAATTACTCAAACTCTctaatttatggtaatttgtgaGTTAGGCCGAAATTTAATTCAGAATACTATTTATTCTATTATGCTTTTAGACATACATGGCTTAAAATCTAAAATGTGATTTGTTTTAAACATATCTAATGAATTGTCCTCGTTATTAAAACCCCTGCCAATCTTTGTGATTAGGATCTTTGAAGTTATTGACTCCTTTTGGGGAAAGTTATAACTTCTGTTTCTGTCTGATCTTATTCTGTACAGCatcattaaattaatttttttccctgctgcttGTGCAATACAGGATCTTTGAGCCTAGACACAGAAATGGTCTGTACTGCTGCAACCTGCCTAATGTTACAGAAATCAAAACTTTTGCTAATTTATATTCTCAAAAATTTTTCAGCCTATTATTGGAAGAATTTTTGATTTTGTATAGACGTTGGTGTTTAAGGTATTTTGTAAATGAGGACACtggagtgtttttctttttttgttggtgATACCTGCATTAAATTAAATAAggatggaaaaaaagatattgaattggggaatttttatttctccttgtcAAGACTTAAAACTTTTCCTCTGGGATAGTTGGAGGGAGATACGTGTCTAATGCTTTAAATACTTTTGTGAGTGAAAAAACggtcatttaaaaatgtcatttatatcttttaaacTAAACACTGTGCCCTTAAGTAATTTCTTTGTAAATGTAAGCACCTACTACTTGCTTTGaaattgttcttaaaaaaatcagaacattttCCCTAgagaataagttcatttgtattattcaaAAAATTAGTATATTTGTCTGAACCAGTTAGTGTTACAGTGAGTTTATTCTACATCTGCAGGAAGAGAGACCTGAAAAAGATACAGTATAGGTTGAAAGAGTAGAGATGATTTCAGAACTGATAAGATCACAGTTTATATTTCTAACTCAGAACTATTTTTACTACGGAATTTTTACCTAGGAATCTTAAAACTTAAGCCTGTTTTATCAAGTGAACTAGGCACCAGAGCTCTGAGTAGCTCCCTTGTTTTTCATCCACCTCTGCTATCCTGCCGCTCATCCCTCCATACACTGCCTCCCCCACTCAGACTTCTTCCTCTGatctttaaaattgctttttagaacatttttctttgtatctctcATTCCTGGATTTTCCCAGTAGGTTAAAAAAGTGGGCtaattcaaagaataaattttaaatattaaagggTAACATCTGACATGGATTCGGTACCTGTGCCTCTCATTAACATATGTAATGGAGTATAGTTACCTCCAGCATAAAGAAGAGGAACCAGTTCCTTTGGGATGCTTTCAgttttactaattattttatttttgtaatcagaTATTTCCTTATATTAAAAAGGAACGTTTGTTGAAGTTGAAACGTTGAAATGAATACACTGGATTGTTAccttagaaaagcagaaaaaggaggaacatacttttcttatatttaatttttctttggttataaaatagtattaaaaccttttttatttaaattgagtATAAGCTACTTCTGAATAATTCTGGGACTTTGATTAAAAATGATCATAGTTACAGCATTTATAACTAGCCATTTAAAAACTTGAAGTAATTTATACATCTGGATTGTTCGTATCACCATTTGCTGGGGAAAAGGAATATGGCTATATCCATTTTATCCTCTTTTAATGTGACTGATTTAATtgttaagttttattatttaaaacttgaAGAGGACAAATGATTGAAGGATGAGTATAACTCGTTGTGTTAACTATTCAGAAAAGGtccataaatgtttcttttataattcAGACTCagagtgcatttttttttagattatggCATGAGAGAgcaaatatcttaatttttaatgtgaaaaaactTTTCTTGTAAAAATTAGGATCAAAATCAGTTCTTCCATACAAAATCTGTTCTTTCAAGTGTGAAATAAGATTTTACTTTTAGTCTTAAAATCTACAGAACAAACATATATTATAGTtgtgtaaaattaatattttctcttttctaaagatTTTGGTGGGAACTTGAATCGTTAAATCTACAAAATGTGCTGCATTTGTAAATTTTGCAAACGAGTTAAAATGGAAGCTTCTTGCATTCCTCAAGTTCATATCTTtatattgtaaataataaattGTGATCTCACCTTCCTTCATTTAAGAACAATCCACAAACAGTCATTTACAATGTAAAGtagtatttttattactgttttcaaCAAGACTGCTTAGGGTGAGGGAAGAGGTGCGGGGGAGGAAGGGGCACATCTGACATTGGCACTGAGATACATTTAACATCAGCAAAACTttgtttaaaagagaaattttacatataattaaatacttttttttcacttggtGACAACATTCAGGCAACCCAAAACAaattggagagagagacagagagacagagacagagaatgaagagggggagagaaggaaaagggagaaactACTATATTTTGATTGAAAATGTACCTTGGGTTTCATTTTGTTGTGGCAAAGCCCGATTGCTTCTCTTGTGTGACCTTTTAAATTCACATTGTTTGGAAGAGAAGGATCACTTTTGTGCAAGAATGTGATTTTGTGTGTTTGGTTGGTTTgctcttcttttgtttgcttgttaatTAAGGAAGTCTTCTGCCAGGTTCCCGTTTCTCTTAGGTGGCTTACATAAAAGTCTGTGTCTGGAGTTTCCGCTCTTTGTCGCCGagttgtgtgttgtgtgtttgaGAGCATTCCTGTTTGTGTCGCTTTTCAAGCAGTCCCCAGCACCCTATAGTTTGTCCAGGCTTTTGGGATTGGTGAGAATTTCCCTGGCCAACCTCCAGGTCTGCTTGGCAGCGCTCTCCAGGGCCGAGTGGGGCTTGCCCTGGAAAAGGTCGAGGTTGGGCAGAAAGTAGTGAGGGCAGCGGCGGCACTGCAGGCAGGAGATGAGCTGCAGCAGGATGCCGTTGAGCCGATCTCCGAGGCACGCCTCGTCCCAGTCCGTTTCCCGCGGGTGCTTCTCGCACTCGTACAGCAGCAGCGTCTTCATGTGGTAGTTATTGAGCGGCTGGCCAGGCAGCTCCAGGTGGCGGTCCCGCAGCGTCTTCAGCACCGAGAGACACTTGTTTCGGCAGCCGCCCATCAGCAGGCGGTTCTCAGCCTCTCCGAACTGCAGCACCCAGGCGTCGCTCTCCGCAGAGCTCTGCTTGCCGGTCAGCGAGTAGCACTCCTTAGAGAGCAAGTTGAACCCTTCGGCCTTGACCTCCGCCACCCGATTGGGGCCGGGCCAGGGGATGTGGGGCATAGGCCACTGTGCAGCACTGCGAGGCCAGATACCGGTGCACTTGAACGCCGGAGTGATTTGCACCACGTAGCGCTCCCTGATGCGCAACTTGACCTCGCTGGTATCCGCGATCATCTTGACCACATCCCGGTAGCTGCACTTGTCCACCGCCTGAGCCACCAGCGTCTGGAAACGTGAGCGGATCTTGCGCGCCGAGAGGTAGCCGGACGCTGTGATGAACTCGACCCAGAGAGACATGCTCCGCTTCCGCCCATCGCTCAGTTTGAGCACTGCGCAGCCGGGCAGTGAGCCGTCGTCCACGAAGTTGAAGACGCCCATCTGGTTTAGGTAGAGCACCACCTCGAATTCTGTGGGCGAGATTACCTCCAGCCCCTCGTAGCGGGCATCGATCTCGCTCAGGGAGCTGATGAAGCGAGGCTCCTGCACCTCCACTTCCTTTAGCACGTCCGAGACCACCTTACAGACCTCTCGGATGGTCTTGGCGATGGCCGCCTTGCGCGCTTGGCAGCGCTCAGTGTAGTATTTATTGAGCTGGTAAACCAGCTTGGCCTGAGCGGCGATCATGTTGGGGCACAGGTCCGGGCTGTACACCGGCGTCTCGCAGTACGTTGAGGGATCCAAGGCTCACGTGCTGGTGGTGGCCCTGCGGCTTGCGAAAGAGGCGCTGCGCTCCCCTAAGCCCCACTTTCACTCTTGTTTCCACCTGGGCTGCCCGGCTGATGCTTCAGCCGTCTAgctctttccttcccctcttttgaaagcttttttcttctccagaaaataaggaaaaaagaaaaaaaaaaaggatgatctttgaaaaagaaaagtacctGCTGGGacttttttgctttctcttgatATGTGAAATAAAGATGTGCCTGCGGGCGAGAtgaaggggaggggggtggggagacagggtgagagagaaaaATTCAGGTTACCAAGAGGTTAGGCTTAGACGTCTGCAGCGGAGATGGCCCAGGAATCTGGAAATGAGGTCTTTTAAATgccaaagtaaatttaaaaataaaagcgaAACATTCAGTGTTTCATTCTTAAACTTCTCTCCCACGCTGGTAGCACTTCTTTATTCAGATTAGGTGAGtgcttttctcctcaccctccccCAGATGGAAGGTGAAGGGTGTAATTAATGTCCAGAGAGCGGCGAAGTGCAACTCAGTCCGCAGCACACTCAGAGGTTCGCAGATGCCCCGTACTCTCAGCGTGTAGGTCTGGTCTCTTCTCAGGGGGTCCTGTTGTAGCggttttcctcttttcctactGGAGGCGTTGTTTGGACTGGGTTGGTTTGTTTGCAGTGCGTTCTTCTTGTCTTTCTCTAGGTGCAAACCGCTGGAAGTTGTTTGATACTCATTTCTGCTTCGTAATTTATAATTTTGGCCGTCACAAAATCTATTTTAGTGTGACGAAGTCGCTGCTTGCGTTGCATCTGGGGTTTAGTTATAACGATTCGAgggtttttcttctcctcctcctttaggTTGCTTGTGCAGATTCCACTTCCTGAGTCGCCTCTCCCTCCgatgtctctctttccctctccctcctaatctctcttcctctctctccccctcccttcctttctctccctccctttctctttccctctttctctctctcaccccaccccccagcacctctctctctctctctctctctctctctctctctctctctctctctctctctctctcgttgcAGTTTCCTGGAGTTATTTAGTTTATGAATGGTCCTGGGCCATCATGAGGGGGGTGGAGCTTCAGTTCCTACAATCGCTGTTGGAGCTGTCAGTGCTTTAGCCAATCCGAGAGAGAAGACAGGCATGCTTGGCAAACGGTAGCAGCCACCGCTGCACTTGATAAAGAAAGGGGGTAAAGAGAGAAGtaagaaaataggaagaaatagTAGAAGTCAAATGCTCACACACATTTTGCAGCCCCCTCTTCTTTATCCTCCTCTCTTATCAAttgcaaggaagaaaaagagagtgtATAGAGAAGGGACTTCTTGGAGATGGCTGGAATGACTCAAGGGAGAGTAGCAGTGGTTCAGAaaggttcactttttttttttctatcaacaTTGTGAAGAAGGTGCAAAAGCTAACAAAATTACTTTCGCTTGAAGGCaaatgggaggaggaagggaaatctgGGAAAGGACCtaaatttttctagattttttccttAGGCAAagtcttcctcccttttcttcccctcccctcccattgTTGCTAAGAGCCAGAGCAATTGCTGTATATGTGCgccagttgggggtggggggagtggacaTGGGGTGAGAGTTTATAATCGTAAATCTCTTTTCAGTAATT
This window contains:
- the MAB21L2 gene encoding protein mab-21-like 2; this translates as MIAAQAKLVYQLNKYYTERCQARKAAIAKTIREVCKVVSDVLKEVEVQEPRFISSLSEIDARYEGLEVISPTEFEVVLYLNQMGVFNFVDDGSLPGCAVLKLSDGRKRSMSLWVEFITASGYLSARKIRSRFQTLVAQAVDKCSYRDVVKMIADTSEVKLRIRERYVVQITPAFKCTGIWPRSAAQWPMPHIPWPGPNRVAEVKAEGFNLLSKECYSLTGKQSSAESDAWVLQFGEAENRLLMGGCRNKCLSVLKTLRDRHLELPGQPLNNYHMKTLLLYECEKHPRETDWDEACLGDRLNGILLQLISCLQCRRCPHYFLPNLDLFQGKPHSALESAAKQTWRLAREILTNPKSLDKL